In Bradyrhizobium symbiodeficiens, the genomic stretch AAAGGAACATGCGCACCGGCAACGTCTCGGTGCCGGGTGCGGCGAGGAAGACGGTCATGGTCAGATCGTCGAAGGACTGGATGAAGGCGAGCGCCCAGCCGCTGATGACGCCGGGCAGGATCAACGGCAAGGTCACGCGGCGAAACAGCGTCCAGCCCCCGGCGCCGAGCGAGACCGCCGCGATCTCGACGGTGCGGTCCATGCCGGTCGCCGCCGCCAGCGTCAGCCGCAACGCGAACGGAAACACGATGATCACATGCGCGATGATCAGAGCGGCGAAGCTGCCGCCGAGGCCGGCCGAGGTGAAGAAGCGCAGGAAGGCGATGCCGAGCACGACATGCGGGATCATCAGCGGAGACAGGAACAGCGCGGCGAGCGCATCGCGGCCACGGAAGCGATAGCGCGCGATCGCCAGCGCCGCCGGCACGGCAAACAGCAGCGCCACGAAGGACGAGAGCGCGCCGAGGCCGAGGCTGACCCAGAAAGCCTGGATGAATTCGGGGTAGTTCGCGATCGCCCTGAACCAGCGCAACGAGAAGCCGTTGGTCGGCAGCGAGAGGAAGCCCTCGGGCGTGAAGGCGACGAGGCAGACAACGAGGATCGGCGCCACCATCACGATGACGAAGAAGGCATGGAAGACCAGCGCGAGCGGACCGTTCCGTCTCATCGGAACACCTCCGCATAGCGCCGCTCGATCAGCGTGTTGCTGCCGACGACGATCAGGACCAGCGCGACCAGCAGGAGGGTTGCGACCGCGGCACCGAGCGGCCAGTTCAATGTGTTGAGGAACTCGTCATAGGCCAGCGTCGCCGCGACCTTGAGCCGACGGCCGCCGATGATTGCCGGCGTCGCGAACGCGCTGGCCGAGAGCGAGAATACGATGATCGCACCCGACAGCACGCCCGGCATGATCTGCGGCATGATGATGCGGCGGATGATGGTGACGGGGCCGGCGCCGAGCGACATCGCGGCGTTCTCGATCTGCGGATCGAGCCGCTGCAGCGCCGCCCACACCGACAGCACCATGAACGGCATCATGACATGCGCGAGCGCGACGACCATCCCGGTTTCGGTGAACATGAAGGGGATTGGCGAGCGCATCACCCCGAGCGACATCAGGAGCTTGTTGACGAGGCCGTTGTTGCCGCCGAACAGCAGCGCCCAGCCGAGCGTGCGCGCCACCACGGAGATCAGGAGCGGCCCGAGAATGACCAGCAGGAAGAAGCTCTTCCAGCGGCCGTCCATGCGGTTGAGGATGTAGGCCTCGGGCGCGCCGAGCAGGGCCGTGAGCAGCGTGGTCAGGATCGCGATCCGAAACGTCCGCAAGAACATCTCCGCGTAATAGGGATCGGTCGCGATCTCGTGCCAGTTCTTCAGGATGAAGACCGGCTCGATGCCCTTGTACTGGCCCCAATCGTGGAACGACAGCATCACCGTCATCGCCAGCGGAATCAGCAGCACGCCGACGAACAGCATCAGGGCGGGCGCGGTGAGCGCCCATGGCGCACGAGCGCTGCGTTCCTCGGCGACCGCGCTCATGCGACCGCCCTCGCGCGCACGCTCATGTCCTCCGGCCGCCAGACGAGGCGAACCGCATCGCCCTCGGCCGGCTGCGCCTGACCGTCGTTCTGGCGGATCACGATCGCCGGGCCGCATTCGCTGTCGCACTGGAACAGCCAGTGATTGCCCTGGAAGATGCGCGTGATGATTTTTGCGCTGAGCCCTGCATCGCCAAAGCCGATTCTTTCAGGGCGAATGCTGACGATGACGGGGCCAGTGAGAACAGCCGGCGCCGGCGCGCGCCAGGAACCCGCCACTAGCTGCGTGGGCACGACAGTCCGGTCGATCGTGCCGGCAAAATCGTTGGTCTTGCCGAGGAATTGCGAGACGAAGGCCGAGGCTGGCTTCTCGTACGTCTCCTGCGGCGTGCCGATCTGCTCGATCTTGCCCTGGCTCATCACCACGATGCGGTCGGACAGCGACATCGCCTCGTTCTGATCGTGGGTGACGAGGATCGTGGTGGTGCCGATGGTGCGCTGGATCTGGCGCAGCTCGATCTGCATCTCCTCGCGCAGCTTGGCGTCGAGGTTGGACAAGGGCTCGTCGAGCAGCAGCACGCTCGGCTTGATCACCAGCGCACGCGCCAGTGCCACGCGCTGCTGCTGGCCGCCGGACATGCGGCGGGGATGGCGGTCCTCGAAGCCGGCGAGCCCGACCATCGCCAGCGCGGCACGGACGCGCTCGGCTCTTTCAGTGCGCGGCACGTTGCGCATCTCGAGACCGAAGGCGACGTTCTCCGCCGCGGTCATGTGCGGAAACAGCGCGTAGCTCTGGAACACGATGCCGAGGCCGCGCTTGGCCGGATGGATCGCGGTCAGGTCCTTGTCCTCCAGGCGAATCGCGCCGCGGGTGGGATCGAGGAAGCCCGCGATCATCTGCAGGGTCGTCGTCTTGCCGCAGCCGGAGGGGCCGAGGAAGGAGATGAACTCCCCCTTGCCCACGGCGAGACTGAAGTCGTCGACCACAGTCTGCGCCCCGAACTGCTTGGCGACCCGATCGAGCTCGAGATAGGCCATACGCTGTCTCCGCTGCGACGATCAGATCAACGCTCGACCTCGCGATTCCAGCGCTTGGTCCACTCCTCGCGCTTCTCGTTGATGACGGTCCAGTCCGGATTATAGAGCTTGGCGGCGCGCTCGCCGATCGGCGCCATCTTGCCGAACTCCGGCGGCACCACCAGCGATTTCAGCACCGGGCCGTAGCCGTATTCCTTCAGCATCACCAGCTGGATTTTTGGATCGAGCAGCATCTTCACAAAGCTGGACGCCAGCGGCGAGGCGTTCGGCTTGGTGATCGGACACGCCGTCGTCAGCAGCGTCGCAGCACCTTCCTTCGGGTAGACGAAGTCGACGGGGAAGCCGGTATTGGCAAAGCTCTGCACGCGGCCGGTGCCCCACACCGCGATCACGGCCTGGCCGGACTGGAACAGCTCGGTCATCTTGCCCGGCGACGGCTCGTAGGCGAGCACGTTCGGATTGATCTGTTCCTTGAAGATCTTGAAGCCGGAATCGACGTTGGTCTCGCCGCCGCCGTTCATCTTCGACAGCATCACCAGCGCTTCAAGACCGTAAGTGTTGTTGATGGGCGGGATCACCAGCTGCTTGGCGTATTTCGTGTCCTTGAGATCGTTCCACGAGGTCGGCGCCGCCCAGCCCTTCTCCTTGAACACCTTGGTGTTGTACATCAGGCCCGTGGCGACGATGCCGATGGCGACGGCGCGATCATCCTTGAAGCGCGCGGTGTCGTAGAGATCCGCCGGCAGGCCCTCGAGCTTGCCGCAGAAGCCGAGCTGAATCGCCTGGTACATCGGGCCGTCATCGACAATGGCGACGTCGATCTGCTGATTGCCCTTCTGCGCCTGGAGCTTTGCCAGCGTGTCGGTGGAGTTGCCGGCGACGTATTCGACCTTGACGCCGTTCTCCTTCTCGAAAGTGGGGATCACCTCGTCGCGGATCGTCTTCTCGAACGAGCCGCCATAGCCGGCGACGTAGAGCGTCTTTTGCTGGGCCGATGCGGCCGATGGGACGGCAATGAGCGCTGCGATGCTGGCCGCGGTCAGAAGGCTGAGAGTCTTCATATGGTCCGATCTCCAATACCGGGATGAGGTGACGTGCCCAAAATCTCCGACTGAGGCGCCTGCCGCATTTCCTTCCGCGCCAATCCGCCCGGACAGGGCTCCGGCCCCTGTTCGGCGGGTTTTGGCGCGATCTGGAGGTTTGAACTCCTCCAATCTGCCGAAAAAGCGGGCTGTCTCCAGTCCTGATGAAAAAGATCGCAACCTATACTTCCATCGTCCAATGAATAATGGCAACCTCTGTATGCCTAAATGTTATGGACGGATTGAGAATGGCGCGGATCAATTCGCGGCAGGTGGAAGCCTTCCGCGCGACCATGCTGACCGGCAGCGTCACCGAGGCGGCGGCGCTGATGACGGTGACGCAGCCGGCGGTGAGCCGGTTGCTGCGCGACCTCCAGGCGCTGTTGAAGATGGAGCTGTTCGAGCGGCGCGGCACCGGCCTCGTGCCGACCGCCGCGGCAATGGCGCTCTACACCGAAGTGGAGCGCTCCTTCGTCGGCCTCGAACGGATCACGGCCGCGGCCGAAGAAATTCGCGGCCGCCGCACCGGCTCGCTGCGGATCGCAGCACTGCCGGCACTGTCGAACGGCTATCTGCCGCGACTCACCGGTCACTTCCTGAAGGAGCGGCCGAATCTCAACCTGGCCTTCTTCGGCGTGATCTCGCCGATCGTGGTCGATTGGGTGCTGAACAATCAGTGCGACGTCGGCTTTGCCGAGGTGCCGATCGCGCATTCCGGCCTGCCGAGCCTGCGGCTGCCCGCCCCTGCACGCGTCGCGGTGCTGCCGACAGGTCATCGCCTCACGGAAAAGGAAGTTCTGGAGCCGCATGATTTCGAGGGCGAGACCTTCATCTCGCTGTCGGCGGGATCGTCGAGCCGGCACCTCGTCGACCAGATCTTCCACCGTCACGACGTCCGTCGCGTGCTGCGGGTGGAGACTGCGCTGTCCGAGATCATGTGCGGCATGGTGTCGTCGGGGCTGGGCGTCGCGATCTGCGATCCCTTCACTGCGCAGGAATTCTCGACCCGCGGCGTCGTCGTGCGCCGCTTCCTGCCACGCATCGATTTCGAGTTCTCCGCGGTGTTTCCCGCACAACGCAGCCCCTCGCCGGTCGCGCTCGATCTGGTGGAGACCATGCGCAAGTCACTCGTCGAGTTCGACAACCTGCCGGGAAGTCCTTTAGATTAAGACGATCTCGCCGCGGGCTCGCTGCAGCCTCTCCCGCTTGCGGGGGAGGTCGGCGCGAAGCGCCGGGTGGGGGCTCTCTCCACCCAAGGACATTCTCAGCAGATCTCAAACAATCCCGACGCGGAAGCACCCCCACCCCAGCCCTCCCCCGCAAGCGGGAGAGGGAGCGCACCTGCTTCGTGGCTTCGAAAACGATGCTCAGCCGTTGAATGCGGCCTGCGCCTCCGGCAAATCCCAGATCCTGCCGATCGCGGCGCTGCCTGCTGCCGTGATCGCCGCTTCGCCGGCGCCGAGATAGCGCCCGGCGTCGATCAGCACGCGGCCATCGACCATGACCTGATCGATGTTGGCGCGGTTGGCGAGCGCGATTAGCGCGCGGCGGGGATCGAACAGCGGCTGGAGATGCGGATGGGTGAAATCGACCACGGTGAGATCAGCCGTCGCGCCGGGCTCGATCCGGCCGAGATCGGGCCGCTTGATGACATCGGCGGCCACCGCCGTGTTCGCTTCGATCAGCTCGGGCGAATTGGCCACATCGGCGCGCTGCGAGGTGGTCTTGGAGATCAGCGAGGCCGCATTGAGCTCACCGAGCAGATCCATGTTGTAGCCGTCGGTGCCGACCACGGTGCGGACGCCGTGCTCGGCGAATCGGCTGAACGCCGCGGTGACACCGGCGCGCGCGAACACGCGCGGGCAATTCAGCACGGTCATGCCGCGCGCGGCCATCAGCTTGAGATCGTCGTCCGTGCTGAACATGCAGTGCGCTGCCATCAGGTCGGGCGCCAGCAGGCCGAGCCAGTCCAGATATTGCGCCGGCGTGCGGCCGCCATAGCGCTTGCCGATGGTCTCGACCTCGGCGCGGCTCTGCGCCATGTGCGTGGTGATGGGCACGCCAAGCTCGCGCGCCCGCGTCGCGCAGGCCTTCAGCAGGTCGGGACCGCAAGTGTCGGTGGCATGCGGGCTCATGGCAAGGCCGATGCGGCCATCGCCGCGATTGTTCCAGCGCTGGTAGAGCGCATCCCACGTCGCCATGTCGGCGGCGCCGTCATCGCCGGAATATTGCACCACGCCGTCAGGGCCGGCCTTGGCATCCGACGTCGAGAACAGATAGGGCGCGCCGTAGAAGCGGATGCCCATCTCCTCGGCGGCATCGAACATTTCAGGGATCGAATTTCGGAACGGCTCCATCACCGTGGTGGCGCCGCCCTTGAGAAGCTGGAGGATGCCGAGCCGCGCCACCGCCATGCGTTCTTCCGCCGACAGGATATCGGCGCCGCGCTTGGTTAGCGGCAACAGCACCGTGTAGACGATGCTCTGGTTGTTCTTGCGGCCGTTGCCGTCTTCGGTATGGCTGCGCGCCACCGCCTCGCTGAAGCAGTGATTGTGCAGGTTGAGCAGCCCCGGCAGAACGAAGCGGCCGGGACGGTCATAGACCTCGTCCGCGCGCGGCTTGTCGCGCGTGACAGCGGCGATCCTCTTGCCTTCGACGAGGACCCAATGGTCGCGCAGCACATCCTGCGCGCCGTCTTTCCGTGACAGCACGTAGCTGCCGAAGATTGCGATCGTGCTCATGAGGGGCGTACGTTCCAGAAGACGGCGGTGCCGTCGAGAATGCCGGTGATGGCCTTGCGATAGGCGGTCGGCTGCTTGTACAGGCCGATCGGGATGTAGGGAATCTCCTCGAACGCCACCGCCTGGATCTGGCGGCAGATGCGCTGCTGCTCCGCGAGCTCGGAAGCCGCCAGCCACTGGCTGCGCAACTCGCCCATCTTCGTGCTCGCATACCAGCCGGCGACTTTGCCCTCGCCGCGGATGTTGGTGTTGCCGGCGGGATTGAGCCAATCGATACCCTGCCAATTGCCGACCGCGGCGCTCCAGCCGCCCTGCCCGACCGGATCCTTCTTGAGCTGGCGCTGCAGCACGACGGCAAAATCGAGCCCGGCATATTCGACGTTCATGCCGGCCTTGCGCAGCGAGTCCACAGCGATCTCGCCGAGCGGCTTCTGCGCCAGCGAATTGGTGGGCACGAGCACCACGATCTTCTCGCCATTGTAGCCGGCAGCCTTCAGGTCGGCCTTGACCTTGGCGTAGTCGCGCGGCCCGCGGAACACATCGAGGCCGACCTCGCTCGCCATCGGCGTGCCGGGCGCGAAGTAGCCGATCGGCGAGACCTGAAACGCGGGATCGACGCCGGCGACCGCCGTCATGAACGCGGACTGGTCGATCGCACCCAAGAGCGCGCGGCGGACCGCCGGATTGTCGAACGGCGGCTGCAGGTGATTGAGGCGCAGCATGCAGGCGTAACCTCTGGGATCGAGGATGTGCGTCTCGATGTCGCCGGCGGCCTTGATGACCGGCAACAGATCGTGCGGCGTGGTCTCCTGCCAGTCCTGCTCGCCGGTCTGCAGTGCGGCAACGCCGGTGCCGGCGTCCGGCGTGGTGGTCCAGACCACGCGGTCGTAATGCACGATCTTCGGACCCGCGGTCCAATCCGGCTTGCCGTCGGTGCGCGGCTGGTAGCGCTCGAATTTGGCATAGGCGTTGCGCGCGCCCTGCACGCGCTCGTCGGCGAGGTAGCGGAACGGACCGCTGCCGATGACTTCGGTCAGCGGCTTGAATGGATCCTGGCTCGCCAGCCGCTCCGGCATCATGAAGCAGGCATTGATCGCGGCCTTGCCGAGTGCCTGCGGCAGCAAAGGGAACGGGCGCTTGAGACGAAAACGGATGGTGCGGTCGTCCGCTGCCGAGAGCTCGGCGGTCGCCTCCATCAGCTCGCCGCCAAAGCCGTCGCGCGCCGCCCAGCGGCGGATGCTGGCGACGCAGTCGCGCGCGAGCACCCGCTCGCCATCGTGCCAGAACAGGCCGTCGCGCAGGCTGAGGTCCCACTGGAGCTGGTCGCCGGAGATCACATGCCCCGACAGCATCTGCGGCGAGACCTGGAGCGAGGCGCTCATGCCATAGAGCGTGTCGTAGACCATGAAGCCGTGGTTTCGCGACACCTGCGCGGTCGAGTAAATCGGATCGACGAAGGCGAGATCGATCACGGGAATGAAGCGCAGCGTGGATTGAGATTCAGCACGGACGATGCCCGGCAATGACAGCCCCGGAACGGCAGCAGCGGCCTTGAGGAGCGAGCGGCGAGAGATGGGCATTAGTTCAGAGCTCCAGATTTGACCACAGCAGAGGTGCGCTCCCTCTCCCGCCTGCGGGAGAGGGTTGGGGAGAGGGTGTCTCGACGGACGAGAACCCCCAAGAGGAGAGAGCCCTCACCCGGCGCTGCGCGCCGACCTCTCCCGCAAGCGGGAGAGGTGCAGCGAGCGCGCGGTTGAGATGTTTCCAGACATCGAACGGCATCATCTGACGTGTCACGTGTTGAGCAAGACCGCGCCGATCGCAGCGGCGACCGCATGCTGCGCCGGCTCGACCACGGGCACGCCGATCGCATCCGCGATTGCCGCACGATGCGAGGCCATGCCGGCGCAGCCCATCACCACGACGTCGGCGCGGCACTGTGTGACCAGCGCGCGGCCGGCTTCGATCAACCGTCCCCGGATATCGGCACCTGCCGTCTCGGCCGCGCTCGCGCCGACCGACCAGCTTCCGGCATAGCGGCCGTCGACGCCCATGACCCGCACCATCCGTTGCTGGCGCCGAATGCTCGACGGCGACAACGCGATGATGCCGAAACGTTCGCCCAGCACCAGCGCGCGAAAGATGCCGCATTCGGCGATGCCCAGCACGGGGCGGCCACAGGCCGCCTCGCGCACCGCATGCAGGCCGGGATCGCTGAAGCAGGCCAGCACGAAGGCATCCGCATCGTCGCGCGAGACGCGATTGACCAGCGGCATCACGACGCTATCGGCATCGCGTTGCGACGAGATGCCGGGCGGCCCCTCGGCAAGGCCGACCACTTCGATGTCAGGCCCGCCGGCGATCCGCAGTGGCGTGACCGCCTCGTCGATCGCCGCCGTAACCGACGCCGAGGAATTCGGGTTGATGACGAGGATGCGGGTCATGGCGCTCTCTAGCGGTTACCGGCCTCATGGCGCAGGAAGTTCTCCGCGATCTTCTCGCCGGTGGTGATCCAGACGTCCGGGCAGGACTTTGCGTAGGTCAGGAACTCGCGCAACAGCCGCAGCCGCATCGGACGACCGCTGCATTGCGGATGCAGCACCGTCGTCACCATCGCACCCCAGTCCCTTGTTTCGTCGAGCTCGTCTTTCCAGATCGAGAGCACGTGCTCCCTCGGGAAGATCGAGCGCGGGCTGAAGCGCGCCGACAGGCCATGCATCCAGTCG encodes the following:
- a CDS encoding amidohydrolase family protein, with protein sequence MSTIAIFGSYVLSRKDGAQDVLRDHWVLVEGKRIAAVTRDKPRADEVYDRPGRFVLPGLLNLHNHCFSEAVARSHTEDGNGRKNNQSIVYTVLLPLTKRGADILSAEERMAVARLGILQLLKGGATTVMEPFRNSIPEMFDAAEEMGIRFYGAPYLFSTSDAKAGPDGVVQYSGDDGAADMATWDALYQRWNNRGDGRIGLAMSPHATDTCGPDLLKACATRARELGVPITTHMAQSRAEVETIGKRYGGRTPAQYLDWLGLLAPDLMAAHCMFSTDDDLKLMAARGMTVLNCPRVFARAGVTAAFSRFAEHGVRTVVGTDGYNMDLLGELNAASLISKTTSQRADVANSPELIEANTAVAADVIKRPDLGRIEPGATADLTVVDFTHPHLQPLFDPRRALIALANRANIDQVMVDGRVLIDAGRYLGAGEAAITAAGSAAIGRIWDLPEAQAAFNG
- a CDS encoding LysR substrate-binding domain-containing protein; its protein translation is MARINSRQVEAFRATMLTGSVTEAAALMTVTQPAVSRLLRDLQALLKMELFERRGTGLVPTAAAMALYTEVERSFVGLERITAAAEEIRGRRTGSLRIAALPALSNGYLPRLTGHFLKERPNLNLAFFGVISPIVVDWVLNNQCDVGFAEVPIAHSGLPSLRLPAPARVAVLPTGHRLTEKEVLEPHDFEGETFISLSAGSSSRHLVDQIFHRHDVRRVLRVETALSEIMCGMVSSGLGVAICDPFTAQEFSTRGVVVRRFLPRIDFEFSAVFPAQRSPSPVALDLVETMRKSLVEFDNLPGSPLD
- a CDS encoding ABC transporter ATP-binding protein, which translates into the protein MAYLELDRVAKQFGAQTVVDDFSLAVGKGEFISFLGPSGCGKTTTLQMIAGFLDPTRGAIRLEDKDLTAIHPAKRGLGIVFQSYALFPHMTAAENVAFGLEMRNVPRTERAERVRAALAMVGLAGFEDRHPRRMSGGQQQRVALARALVIKPSVLLLDEPLSNLDAKLREEMQIELRQIQRTIGTTTILVTHDQNEAMSLSDRIVVMSQGKIEQIGTPQETYEKPASAFVSQFLGKTNDFAGTIDRTVVPTQLVAGSWRAPAPAVLTGPVIVSIRPERIGFGDAGLSAKIITRIFQGNHWLFQCDSECGPAIVIRQNDGQAQPAEGDAVRLVWRPEDMSVRARAVA
- a CDS encoding ABC transporter permease translates to MRRNGPLALVFHAFFVIVMVAPILVVCLVAFTPEGFLSLPTNGFSLRWFRAIANYPEFIQAFWVSLGLGALSSFVALLFAVPAALAIARYRFRGRDALAALFLSPLMIPHVVLGIAFLRFFTSAGLGGSFAALIIAHVIIVFPFALRLTLAAATGMDRTVEIAAVSLGAGGWTLFRRVTLPLILPGVISGWALAFIQSFDDLTMTVFLAAPGTETLPVRMFLYIQDNIDPLVTSVSACVIAVTMTALILLDRFYGLDRVLAGKSGDTGR
- a CDS encoding ABC transporter substrate-binding protein, translating into MPISRRSLLKAAAAVPGLSLPGIVRAESQSTLRFIPVIDLAFVDPIYSTAQVSRNHGFMVYDTLYGMSASLQVSPQMLSGHVISGDQLQWDLSLRDGLFWHDGERVLARDCVASIRRWAARDGFGGELMEATAELSAADDRTIRFRLKRPFPLLPQALGKAAINACFMMPERLASQDPFKPLTEVIGSGPFRYLADERVQGARNAYAKFERYQPRTDGKPDWTAGPKIVHYDRVVWTTTPDAGTGVAALQTGEQDWQETTPHDLLPVIKAAGDIETHILDPRGYACMLRLNHLQPPFDNPAVRRALLGAIDQSAFMTAVAGVDPAFQVSPIGYFAPGTPMASEVGLDVFRGPRDYAKVKADLKAAGYNGEKIVVLVPTNSLAQKPLGEIAVDSLRKAGMNVEYAGLDFAVVLQRQLKKDPVGQGGWSAAVGNWQGIDWLNPAGNTNIRGEGKVAGWYASTKMGELRSQWLAASELAEQQRICRQIQAVAFEEIPYIPIGLYKQPTAYRKAITGILDGTAVFWNVRPS
- a CDS encoding ABC transporter substrate-binding protein; its protein translation is MKTLSLLTAASIAALIAVPSAASAQQKTLYVAGYGGSFEKTIRDEVIPTFEKENGVKVEYVAGNSTDTLAKLQAQKGNQQIDVAIVDDGPMYQAIQLGFCGKLEGLPADLYDTARFKDDRAVAIGIVATGLMYNTKVFKEKGWAAPTSWNDLKDTKYAKQLVIPPINNTYGLEALVMLSKMNGGGETNVDSGFKIFKEQINPNVLAYEPSPGKMTELFQSGQAVIAVWGTGRVQSFANTGFPVDFVYPKEGAATLLTTACPITKPNASPLASSFVKMLLDPKIQLVMLKEYGYGPVLKSLVVPPEFGKMAPIGERAAKLYNPDWTVINEKREEWTKRWNREVER
- a CDS encoding aspartate/glutamate racemase family protein → MTRILVINPNSSASVTAAIDEAVTPLRIAGGPDIEVVGLAEGPPGISSQRDADSVVMPLVNRVSRDDADAFVLACFSDPGLHAVREAACGRPVLGIAECGIFRALVLGERFGIIALSPSSIRRQQRMVRVMGVDGRYAGSWSVGASAAETAGADIRGRLIEAGRALVTQCRADVVVMGCAGMASHRAAIADAIGVPVVEPAQHAVAAAIGAVLLNT
- a CDS encoding ABC transporter permease, which translates into the protein MSAVAEERSARAPWALTAPALMLFVGVLLIPLAMTVMLSFHDWGQYKGIEPVFILKNWHEIATDPYYAEMFLRTFRIAILTTLLTALLGAPEAYILNRMDGRWKSFFLLVILGPLLISVVARTLGWALLFGGNNGLVNKLLMSLGVMRSPIPFMFTETGMVVALAHVMMPFMVLSVWAALQRLDPQIENAAMSLGAGPVTIIRRIIMPQIMPGVLSGAIIVFSLSASAFATPAIIGGRRLKVAATLAYDEFLNTLNWPLGAAVATLLLVALVLIVVGSNTLIERRYAEVFR